Below is a genomic region from Sorghum bicolor cultivar BTx623 chromosome 9, Sorghum_bicolor_NCBIv3, whole genome shotgun sequence.
CGACCATATCGAAGGCATCACTGAGGTTTTGTCGCGCAAGTTGCCATTCCTCGTCCGCTCGCCGTTGAGCACgatcggcattgcgctgctcgcggagttgcTTTTGCTCGTCGGTTTTGCCATCGACAACTGGTTCGTCGTTGCTGACGTTAAAGATCAGATCTCCTCGTCGGGGTGGGAAGACTGGAAAATGAGAAAAACCCGGAGGGTATGGCGGTAGATCCAGGTTgtagtcttcgtcctcagaGTGTAGAACTTCGGTAGGGACGGACCCTGTGCTGGAGTTCGTACTGGTAGCCTTATCGTCCGGCAGGACTCGGATGGACACCATATTGACGTAATGACGAGCTGCTCGGCTGTCTTGGCGCGACGACAAACCCGCCTTGCCGAACAGAGATCGTGTATGCCGTGAATACTGGTCGGCCGCGTTGTTCAGACCATAAGGGCAATTCTGGTCTGGGGGAGCTGTCTTGAGCTTGACAGATCGTCCCGTGGGGGTCGACGTTATTGTCAGGGACGCCCCTATTTGTTCGtgcgtggtgacacgagttggccgacggGAGTCGAAAAAATTTGATGACGCCGCCTGATCAAATTCGCGCGAGATAgaatccaccaggttggaggcttcgCGAAGTTTGAGGTCGGCGCGATCGAGGGCTTGGAGaagatccgagttgtcgacCCTCTTCACCCTGTAACGAGGGAGTGGAGGTCGGGTGCTCGGATTCGGCGTGATCGGAGTCGACGCCTCTGctgtcccagattggatctgtgtttcttccgaagtcgtggtcgtgaggccgtcgCCATGAgttgtccacgtgatctggccgacggtgaacgtgaggccttcagccatggccgcggaagctggaacgatgaccatcttgttcgtcgggagagctgcacgcacaccccctcctggcgcgccactgtcgacgaaagctagtcggcagtctagcTTAAGGTataccacggtagtagtttatcggtagacggtgcgcaagctacgaacttgatggtgacgcaagacacggacaaggtttttatccaggttcggccgtcgtatgggcgtaatacctacgtcctgcgtctgattgtattgaattgtgttgagataatctgtcctaggggtcccttgcctctccttatatagtccagagggcagggttacagatctggaaactaatcctagtcggttacaattgccatagatagtacgatatcaattcttattctaaccaaatagaatcctgcttgatctccacgtcttgttttcttgcgtgaaactccgagcaattagatcaagcctcgaactgcctcgtgatgggccaagcctcctggcccaagtctagccgtaagggtataggggtttatacccccacactatGGTCGAACTATACACGATTTCCATAACAACCAGTCATAAAAAATCATCCATAAAAACTATCTTCTACAATGGAGATTTCTTAACCGGGTGGAGTCAAGAATAGAGGGCTACATAGCTGATTTCAGATTTCTGCCATGTTTATCAGTGTCTGAAGAACATCATTGTCACTTTGTTTCGGTTTAATCGTCACCGGTTGAAATTAatcctatttatttttattttcaggaCTTTTCTGGAGTTTAGCGGATGCGGCCCACAGTGCCAGCGCGCATGGCGCAGGCACGCCTGCTTGCATCTCGAgacgttcttttttttttggcttcgGAGCCGAAAAATTGAAAGTAGGGAGCGGTGGGCAATGGGAGGCACACGCTCAATCTGGACGATTCCTCGTGCCTCTAAGGTCTCAAAAAAAGATTCCTCGAACCTTTTTTAAGTAATATAAACGGTAAGgttttgtttggatgttgtcggattcacctcaatccacatgttttGGAGTAGAttagggtggaatttagttcaagttccactccaattcaccccaatacatgtggattgatgcgaatccaactacatccaaacaaggcctaaatataagTGTGGATAGTGTAGATAAATATAGAAGAGATAGATATGAGGATGGAAAAGGatcagattcgtatgaaatggGAATATCAGCTTTAACCAccttttatttaattaaaattcGAATACGAGTACGCAATTTTGAATAGAAAAAAAGATGTCTTGAATTTGGTTTTTTGTTCAGATATCTACTCAATTCAACATAAAATACATATTATTAGATTTAATGATCACCAATGTGAAATAAAATTAATGTGCACTTCTAATAATCTCCCATTTCAAAATGAACAAAATTTAGTGGATAATATTTAATAAAACGATAGGTCAAGTGAAGAAATTCAAACAAGAATGCTAGGCAACAAATAGACATTTTTCTTTACCAATGGTTTTTAGTTACCAATTTAATATAATATTAGATTTGGATATATAACATAGACAAATATAACTTAACAAATTAATAAAATTACCAATAAATATAGTAtttaaatatataattaatcaATCATTATTTGTATAATATTTATCATCAAACTATAAAATAAGCTACATCCAGAAATAAATTAACTAAAGtacaaaaatattttataacaaTAAATATGTTAGGTTTATATTGAGTTAAGAAAAATACTAAACTAACTTAAATCTTTATGTATGATTAATTGTATTAAACAGATATTAAAAGTTATCTATAGGTGTACTTTTAAATTGTCTCAATCCATCAGTAGTAATATTAAACTAAATAATTACTCACTTTTAAATAGATTATTCTTTGCAAATACAGATAAATATCTTATGTTTAATATTCTTGTCGAATACGGATTTAAAATCGAATACCGAAAATTTTGGAAAATGAATTCTGATAACTGCATTTAGTATCACGTTTGAAACAAATATGAATACAAATTTAATACTGTAAATGGATTTAACATTGTAAATTGAGTAAATCGATTCAACCCCCACCCCCAACTATTTGTTGATTTTGGAAGACCCATATTGAGACAACATACTCCTTAACTTTCAAAACTGGACAAAGTACTCCCTTGATCATTTTAAAGTGGTTCCTTAGATGGTATTGCTAACATGGTAGTGGGGCTTATGTGTCGGGTCTTTCTTTGACTTACATATAAAAAGGCATAACTTTTATATATGAAGTCGTATGAATACAAAATTTAcattaaagttgtagatcttaacgcgatctacaactttgtagttgataacattTCTATTTAATAAACTTTAGAGGCTCAAATCTTCATCACCTTGGATTCTTagtaaactttgtagttgaaaaactTTTTTTATCTGAGATCGTTTAGAGCCCCAAATATTTGTTTTAAATTCTGTAATTTTGATAttcgttttttaaaaaaatcaaatgacCTCTTATGGTGACGTAGTCcacaccaaagttgtagattTTAACATGATCTATaattttgtagttgacaattttttatttgatattgTTTAGAGGCCCAAATTATTTGTCCTTTAAAAATTTTAAACAAATTGGATTTCAATATATAAGAATTTAAAATGAATATCTCattgtaaaaatattatcaactataaagtcgTAGAACATGTTGAGAGCTGCAACTTTGGTGTAGATTAAATTAACATCAGATGTCGTtcgaaaaaataaaacaaaaattaaaTTTTGAAATTATAAAACTTAAAATGGATATTTGGAGCTCTGAGCGATGTCAAACAAAAAAACATTAACTATGAAGTTATAGATTTTATTGAGAAGTATATAGTATAGACTATATCAATAGGGCCATTTGAAAATTCTAGATTTTTAAAACTATAAAGTTATAAATCGTGATGAGCTCTATAACTTTGATATATCTATTCATACGAGCAAAACCACCCAAGAAACTACTTTGAAATGGTCGAGGATGTATCTATTCATATAAAGCAAAACCATCGAAAAAACTACTTTAAGGCCCATTCAGTTAGGCATTTTCTGTCAGGAACTGTCCATAATATTTTTAGTCCAGTATAAAAAAAACGAATGGTTCTAGGCCTGGACAGCTTCATTCCGGCCCAGCCCAGAAACGAACAGGCTAGAAATGGTCGGGGATACTTTGtccagtttcaaaaaaaaaaaaaaagttagggGGATCTGTTGctcggttttatagtccttccctcATCTCCGCCCAAAAATTTGAAATCCTTTTTCACCCCCCCTTCACCGACCTCCAACCTCCCCGCGAGCCCCCGCGAATCGAATCCGCGATGGCGGATCCGCCGTCTGTGCTCACGCTCCTAGTGAAGAAGGGCCCTTGCGAAGGGAGGGCCCTGCAgcgccgcgccggcgccgcggcGCTCCGTGTCGGCCGCGTTGCCAAGGGCAACGACCTCTCCGTGCGCGACGCGGGCGCGTCGCAGAGGCATCTCTCCGTCGAGTTCCTCCCGCCGCCCGCGGCACGGTGGGCCGCCACCGACCTAGGCTCCTCCAACGGCACCCTCCTCAACGGTACGCCTCTCGTGCCCACCGTCCCGGCGCCGCTCTCCGATGGGGACCTCATCAAGATCGGGGAGAGCACCGTGATCGCCGTCTCCATATCGATCGATGCGGGCCCGGGACCGGGCCCCGCCGCCACTAGGCGTTCCGCGCGCAACGCAGCTgccgtggcggcggcgccggaggaggaggatcaGGGCCCCGCGGTTTCGCGCAGGGCCGGACGGAGGAAGGCCGGTGCGGCGGAAGCCCCCGAAGGTGGGAATGAAGTGGAGGAAGCTGCACTCCCGACTCGCCGAGGCGGGCGGAAGAAGGCCGTTGAGCCCGCTGGGGTGGAGATGGGAGCGgaaaaggaggaggaggaggaggcggcaaTACCGCGCCGGGGCAGGTCGAGGAAGGCTGCAGCGACGGTTGTCCTTCCGCCACAGCCGCAAAATACGAGGTCAGCGAGAGCTACTGCAAGGAGAGGTGAGGCGGTGGGGTGCCAAAACGATGAGGGAAAAGTGGTGGGGACTGGAAGGGGGAGAGGACGGGTTACAAGGGCAAGTGCAAGGAATGGCACGAGTGGTACTCCCGAggatgaggaggaagaggagggtgAAGATGCTGTGGCCAGAGATCGGGGAGGGACAGTTGTTGAGGGCAAAGGTGATGAAGAGGAGGATATGGTAGAGACCACAGACAGAACTTCACATGCATCAGAGGTGGTGCCGGCGGCTGGGAGAGGACGAGCAAAGAGGAGCAGAAGAGGAAGAGGCCGAGGAAGGGCCACAAGGGCAAGGAAAGCTGAGGATGCAATTGTTGAGAACGATGAAAATGAGCAAGAGGAAAGGGATATGGCTCATGCCAGAGATCGAGAGGGGAGCCCATTGAGGGTTTTGGCCGTGAGTGATGGTTCTGAACAGGATAAGGTGACAATTGAGGACGGCAAGTTGGATGGAACCTCAAAGGTATCCATGGAGGATGAGAAGATGGTGGATGTGGAGGAAGATGCGACATTGACAGAGAGGGAAATTGAGGGGAGGGACAATGCTCAGCATGCTCCTGCTGACAATGGTGGTGTGGAAGAAGAGGAGGTGAAAAATTTGAGCAAGGAAGGGGAAACTGAAGTTGACCAGGAATTGAGAGAAAAAGTGTCACCAGAGTCAAAGCTGGATGGTGTTGAAGTGGAAGAGAATGATACAAGGGAAACTATTGCTGCCAGTGGAGAGAAAGGCCATGTGGGGGAGCACACAGGAAGACGCCGCTTGGAGGATATGACATTGGGGGAGTGGTTTGTTCAGATCGAGAAATTCCTTCTAGCAAAGAATGCAGAGGCTGCTGAAAAGGCGATAGCTGAAGTGCAAGAGAAACATCGGCGGTTTTGTGAGCATGTTAAAATGCTCAAAAAGAGTTCTGCTCCTTGAGATTCCATGGTACATTCAGCTATTACTAAACATTGTCCTGTTATTACTTCTGTTCTTGTTTTCTTAAGAATCAATTGCAATTTTGCAAGTACCCCTAATATATTTGTTAAAGCATGAACTTTGGTATATTGCGATTAAATATTCTTGTGAGAAGTGTTGAAATCTCGTGGTTAAATCTTTCTAGTTTTTGTCCAATGGTGAATACCGATTATAATTATAATTTTTTCTTCTTGCAAACAAATTGTTTGCGAGTGGCAAGGAGTGGTTGGTAATTTTGATTCTTAAATCACTAAGAGATGTAGTATAAGCCTTTTTTGGCACAACTTGTATTTGTGCAGAATTTTCTTTTATGAGAAGCTGGTTAGAAGTGTATTTTGACTATTCAGTTAATTCCTAGTCTTGTTATTGATAAGCTGCTGTAGAATCATGTTGTTTGGCACAACTTCTGTTTAATCTGTGAAAAACTAAGAAataagctgtgccaaacaaggcTAGTTCTTCAGGGACCCTTTTTTCTGTCCATCttagtttttcttcttcttttgtttGTACAACATACTTGAACTATGCCTTTTGTGTTGCTGACAAATTTTGTGGTCCTGTGTGCTTTGATTTCATGAAAGTCGTGCACAGTTCACCTGCAATATTAGCTTCTGTCTTACCCTTTTTTATGTTGAGTATCTAATTAAAAAGAGCCATTTGTATACAATAATTTAGCAAATTCTTTTAGGATATTGTCCACTGTTTTATTTACCACCTCTGATTCTCTGAATGATTCAATAAGGGTGCTTGATCTTTTTTCACAGGTTCGTCAATCGCTTAAAGGAAAATTAAGACAAATCTGTTACTTTGAAGTTTTCTTTCAGTAATCCTGCCCAAATTATTTAAACCTTGTTACTTTTTACAGTAATAACTCATAGATTCCTTATCTGATATTATCCACAAGTTTCTTAAGCCTGCCATGTTCTCTACAGGATCATCTGGAAATATTTTGTACAGCCTAATGTTGGAAGGTTTGATGACACCATGATATCACAATAAAGACAACAATGCTGAAGTGTCGCAAACTGTAGGTTTATGGTGTAGGCACCAGTAGTAGGTTGATGATCTTGAAAGTTGTTTATTCCATTCATGATTCTGACGAGAATGCCGTACTAGTATGTATAAAGTAGCTGAATTCGTTGTTGCATCCAGTAGAGTTCTTCTGTCCTGAACCTCTATATATGATAGTTAACTGCAAAATGCCAAAACCCTTTTATCCCGTGTCTTAGTTTATAATGCAGATATTTGGAGGGTGGCAACTGGTAACACAAAGTGGAGAGAGTCGAGTACAGTCTTCATCAGCTGACCATTCTGAGATTCTGACCGCATATTGTGAATtcagccttatttgggtgaagTAGAGGTGAACATATAgaatgattttttttctctctctctctctctctctctctctctcttgaaaGCGCAGGAGGCATACAGCCCTATTCACTTCAACTTATCAGCACGGCTTAGCA
It encodes:
- the LOC8071221 gene encoding ABC transporter F family member 4, producing MADPPSVLTLLVKKGPCEGRALQRRAGAAALRVGRVAKGNDLSVRDAGASQRHLSVEFLPPPAARWAATDLGSSNGTLLNGTPLVPTVPAPLSDGDLIKIGESTVIAVSISIDAGPGPGPAATRRSARNAAAVAAAPEEEDQGPAVSRRAGRRKAGAAEAPEGGNEVEEAALPTRRGGRKKAVEPAGVEMGAEKEEEEEAAIPRRGRSRKAAATVVLPPQPQNTRSARATARRGEAVGCQNDEGKVVGTGRGRGRVTRASARNGTSGTPEDEEEEEGEDAVARDRGGTVVEGKGDEEEDMVETTDRTSHASEVVPAAGRGRAKRSRRGRGRGRATRARKAEDAIVENDENEQEERDMAHARDREGSPLRVLAVSDGSEQDKVTIEDGKLDGTSKVSMEDEKMVDVEEDATLTEREIEGRDNAQHAPADNGGVEEEEVKNLSKEGETEVDQELREKVSPESKLDGVEVEENDTRETIAASGEKGHVGEHTGRRRLEDMTLGEWFVQIEKFLLAKNAEAAEKAIAEVQEKHRRFCEHVKMLKKSSAP